In Pongo abelii isolate AG06213 chromosome 5, NHGRI_mPonAbe1-v2.0_pri, whole genome shotgun sequence, a single genomic region encodes these proteins:
- the RXRB gene encoding retinoic acid receptor RXR-beta isoform X3, whose amino-acid sequence MPQGSVGRWGCEKKCIVGSRPGGGGDGPGWIPRRRRRRWQAENNKPRSRSRGRLDGTGWATAGGINSTVSLPGGGSGPPEDVKPPVLGVRGLHCPPPPGGPGAGKRLCAICGDRSSGKHYGVYSCEGCKGFFKRTIRKDLTYSCRDNKDCTVDKRQRNRCQYCRYQKCLATGMKREAVQEERQRGKDKDGDGEGAGGAPEEMPVDRILEAELAVEQKSDQGVEGPGGTGGSGSSPNDPVTNICQAADKQLFTLVEWAKRIPHFSSLPLDDQVILLRAGWNELLIASFSHRSIDVRDGILLATGLHVHRNSAHSAGVGAIFDRSLSRVLTELVSKMRDMRMDKTELGCLRAIILFNPDAKGLSNPSEVEVLREKVYASLETYCKQKYPEQQGRFAKLLLRLPALRSIGLKCLEHLFFFKLIGDTPIDTFLMEMLEAPHQLA is encoded by the exons ATGCCGCAGGGCAGTGTGGGCCGGTGGGGGTGCGAAAAGAAATGCATTGTGGGGTCGCGTCCCGGTGGCGGCGGCGACGGCCCTGGCTGGAtcccgcggcggcggcggcggcggtggcagGCGGAGAACAACAAACCCCGGAGCCGGAGCCGGGGGAGGCTGGACGGGACGGGATGGGCGACAGCGGGCGGG ATTAACTCAACAGTGTCACTCCCTGGGGGTGGGTCTGGCCCCCCTGAAGATGTGAAGCCACCAGTCTTAGGGGTCCGGGGCCTGCACTGTCCACCCCCTCCAGGTGGCCCTGGGGCTGGCAAACGGCTATGTGCAATCTGCGGGGACAGAAGCTCAG GCAAACACTACGGGGTTTACAGCTGTGAGGGTTGCAAGGGCTTCTTCAAACGCACCATCCGCAAGGACCTTACATACTCTTGCCGGGACAACAAAGACTGCACAGTGGACAAGCGCCAGCGGAACCGCTGTCAGTACTGCCGCTATCAGAAGTGCCTGGCCACTGGCATGAAGAGGGAGG CAGTACAGGAGGAGCGTCAGCGGGGAAAGGACAaggatggggatggggagggggctgggggagccCCGGAGGAGATGCCTGTGGACAggatcctggaggcagagcttgctgtggAACAGAAGAGTGACCAGGGCGTTGAGGGTCCTGGGGGAACCGGGGGTAGCGGCAGCAGT CCAAATGACCCGGTGACTAACATCTGTCAGGCAGCTGACAAACAGCTATTCACGCTTGTTGAGTGGGCGAAGAGGATCCCACACTTTTCCTCCTTGCCTCTGGATGATCAGGTCATATTGCTGCGGGCAG gctggaatgaactCCTCATTGCCTCCTTCTCACACCGATCCATTGATGTTCGAGATGGCATCCTCCTTGCCACAGGTCTTCACGTGCACCGCAACTCAGCCCATTCAGCAGGAGTAGGAGCCATCTTTGATCG GTCCCTCTCCAGGGTGCTGACAGAGCTAGTGTCCAAAATGCGTGACATGAGGATGGACAAGACAGAGCTTGGCTGCCTGAGGGCAATCATTCTGTTTAATCCAG ATGCCAAGGGCCTCTCCAACCCTAGTGAGGTGGAGGTCCTGCGGGAGAAAGTGTATGCATCACTGGAGACCTACTGCAAACAGAAGTACCCTGAGCAGCAGGGACG gtTTGCCAAGCTGCTGCTACGTCTTCCTGCCCTCCGGTCCATTGGCCTTAAGTGTCTAGAGCATCTGTTTTTCTTCAAGCTCATTGGTGACACCCCCATCGACACCTTCCTCATGGAGATGCTTGAGGCTCCCCATCAACTGGCCTGA
- the RXRB gene encoding retinoic acid receptor RXR-beta isoform X2, with product MSWAARPPFLPQRHAAGQCGPVGVRKEMHCGVASRWRRRRPWLDPAAAAAAVAGGEQQTPEPEPGEAGRDGMGDSGRDSRSPDSSSPNPLPQGVPPPSPPGPPLPPSTAPSLGGSGAPPPPPMPPPPLGSPFPVISSSMGSPGLPPPAPPGFSGPVSSPQINSTVSLPGGGSGPPEDVKPPVLGVRGLHCPPPPGGPGAGKRLCAICGDRSSGKHYGVYSCEGCKGFFKRTIRKDLTYSCRDNKDCTVDKRQRNRCQYCRYQKCLATGMKREAVQEERQRGKDKDGDGEGAGGAPEEMPVDRILEAELAVEQKSDQGVEGPGGTGGSGSSPNDPVTNICQAADKQLFTLVEWAKRIPHFSSLPLDDQVILLRAGWNELLIASFSHRSIDVRDGILLATGLHVHRNSAHSAGVGAIFDRVLTELVSKMRDMRMDKTELGCLRAIILFNPDAKGLSNPSEVEVLREKVYASLETYCKQKYPEQQGRFAKLLLRLPALRSIGLKCLEHLFFFKLIGDTPIDTFLMEMLEAPHQLA from the exons ATGTCTTGGGCCGCTCGCCCGCCCTTCCTCCCTCAGCGGCATGCCGCAGGGCAGTGTGGGCCGGTGGGGGTGCGAAAAGAAATGCATTGTGGGGTCGCGTCCCGGTGGCGGCGGCGACGGCCCTGGCTGGAtcccgcggcggcggcggcggcggtggcagGCGGAGAACAACAAACCCCGGAGCCGGAGCCGGGGGAGGCTGGACGGGACGGGATGGGCGACAGCGGGCGGG ACTCCCGAAGCCCAGACAGCTCCTCCCCAAATCCCCTTCCCCAGGGagtccctcccccttctcctcctgggCCACCCCTACCCCCTTCAACAGCTCCATCCCTTGGAGGCTCTggggccccacccccacccccgatGCCACCACCCCCACTGGGCTCTCCCTTTCCAGTCATCAGTTCTTCCATGGGGTCCCCTGGTCTGCCCCCTCCAGCTCCCCCAGGATTCTCCGGGCCTGTCAGCAGCCCCCAG ATTAACTCAACAGTGTCACTCCCTGGGGGTGGGTCTGGCCCCCCTGAAGATGTGAAGCCACCAGTCTTAGGGGTCCGGGGCCTGCACTGTCCACCCCCTCCAGGTGGCCCTGGGGCTGGCAAACGGCTATGTGCAATCTGCGGGGACAGAAGCTCAG GCAAACACTACGGGGTTTACAGCTGTGAGGGTTGCAAGGGCTTCTTCAAACGCACCATCCGCAAGGACCTTACATACTCTTGCCGGGACAACAAAGACTGCACAGTGGACAAGCGCCAGCGGAACCGCTGTCAGTACTGCCGCTATCAGAAGTGCCTGGCCACTGGCATGAAGAGGGAGG CAGTACAGGAGGAGCGTCAGCGGGGAAAGGACAaggatggggatggggagggggctgggggagccCCGGAGGAGATGCCTGTGGACAggatcctggaggcagagcttgctgtggAACAGAAGAGTGACCAGGGCGTTGAGGGTCCTGGGGGAACCGGGGGTAGCGGCAGCAGT CCAAATGACCCGGTGACTAACATCTGTCAGGCAGCTGACAAACAGCTATTCACGCTTGTTGAGTGGGCGAAGAGGATCCCACACTTTTCCTCCTTGCCTCTGGATGATCAGGTCATATTGCTGCGGGCAG gctggaatgaactCCTCATTGCCTCCTTCTCACACCGATCCATTGATGTTCGAGATGGCATCCTCCTTGCCACAGGTCTTCACGTGCACCGCAACTCAGCCCATTCAGCAGGAGTAGGAGCCATCTTTGATCG GGTGCTGACAGAGCTAGTGTCCAAAATGCGTGACATGAGGATGGACAAGACAGAGCTTGGCTGCCTGAGGGCAATCATTCTGTTTAATCCAG ATGCCAAGGGCCTCTCCAACCCTAGTGAGGTGGAGGTCCTGCGGGAGAAAGTGTATGCATCACTGGAGACCTACTGCAAACAGAAGTACCCTGAGCAGCAGGGACG gtTTGCCAAGCTGCTGCTACGTCTTCCTGCCCTCCGGTCCATTGGCCTTAAGTGTCTAGAGCATCTGTTTTTCTTCAAGCTCATTGGTGACACCCCCATCGACACCTTCCTCATGGAGATGCTTGAGGCTCCCCATCAACTGGCCTGA
- the RXRB gene encoding retinoic acid receptor RXR-beta isoform X4, whose translation MPQGSVGRWGCEKKCIVGSRPGGGGDGPGWIPRRRRRRWQAENNKPRSRSRGRLDGTGWATAGGINSTVSLPGGGSGPPEDVKPPVLGVRGLHCPPPPGGPGAGKRLCAICGDRSSGKHYGVYSCEGCKGFFKRTIRKDLTYSCRDNKDCTVDKRQRNRCQYCRYQKCLATGMKREAVQEERQRGKDKDGDGEGAGGAPEEMPVDRILEAELAVEQKSDQGVEGPGGTGGSGSSPNDPVTNICQAADKQLFTLVEWAKRIPHFSSLPLDDQVILLRAGWNELLIASFSHRSIDVRDGILLATGLHVHRNSAHSAGVGAIFDRVLTELVSKMRDMRMDKTELGCLRAIILFNPDAKGLSNPSEVEVLREKVYASLETYCKQKYPEQQGRFAKLLLRLPALRSIGLKCLEHLFFFKLIGDTPIDTFLMEMLEAPHQLA comes from the exons ATGCCGCAGGGCAGTGTGGGCCGGTGGGGGTGCGAAAAGAAATGCATTGTGGGGTCGCGTCCCGGTGGCGGCGGCGACGGCCCTGGCTGGAtcccgcggcggcggcggcggcggtggcagGCGGAGAACAACAAACCCCGGAGCCGGAGCCGGGGGAGGCTGGACGGGACGGGATGGGCGACAGCGGGCGGG ATTAACTCAACAGTGTCACTCCCTGGGGGTGGGTCTGGCCCCCCTGAAGATGTGAAGCCACCAGTCTTAGGGGTCCGGGGCCTGCACTGTCCACCCCCTCCAGGTGGCCCTGGGGCTGGCAAACGGCTATGTGCAATCTGCGGGGACAGAAGCTCAG GCAAACACTACGGGGTTTACAGCTGTGAGGGTTGCAAGGGCTTCTTCAAACGCACCATCCGCAAGGACCTTACATACTCTTGCCGGGACAACAAAGACTGCACAGTGGACAAGCGCCAGCGGAACCGCTGTCAGTACTGCCGCTATCAGAAGTGCCTGGCCACTGGCATGAAGAGGGAGG CAGTACAGGAGGAGCGTCAGCGGGGAAAGGACAaggatggggatggggagggggctgggggagccCCGGAGGAGATGCCTGTGGACAggatcctggaggcagagcttgctgtggAACAGAAGAGTGACCAGGGCGTTGAGGGTCCTGGGGGAACCGGGGGTAGCGGCAGCAGT CCAAATGACCCGGTGACTAACATCTGTCAGGCAGCTGACAAACAGCTATTCACGCTTGTTGAGTGGGCGAAGAGGATCCCACACTTTTCCTCCTTGCCTCTGGATGATCAGGTCATATTGCTGCGGGCAG gctggaatgaactCCTCATTGCCTCCTTCTCACACCGATCCATTGATGTTCGAGATGGCATCCTCCTTGCCACAGGTCTTCACGTGCACCGCAACTCAGCCCATTCAGCAGGAGTAGGAGCCATCTTTGATCG GGTGCTGACAGAGCTAGTGTCCAAAATGCGTGACATGAGGATGGACAAGACAGAGCTTGGCTGCCTGAGGGCAATCATTCTGTTTAATCCAG ATGCCAAGGGCCTCTCCAACCCTAGTGAGGTGGAGGTCCTGCGGGAGAAAGTGTATGCATCACTGGAGACCTACTGCAAACAGAAGTACCCTGAGCAGCAGGGACG gtTTGCCAAGCTGCTGCTACGTCTTCCTGCCCTCCGGTCCATTGGCCTTAAGTGTCTAGAGCATCTGTTTTTCTTCAAGCTCATTGGTGACACCCCCATCGACACCTTCCTCATGGAGATGCTTGAGGCTCCCCATCAACTGGCCTGA
- the RXRB gene encoding retinoic acid receptor RXR-beta isoform X5, producing MSWAARPPFLPQRHAAGQCGPVGVRKEMHCGVASRWRRRRPWLDPAAAAAAVAGGEQQTPEPEPGEAGRDGMGDSGRGKHYGVYSCEGCKGFFKRTIRKDLTYSCRDNKDCTVDKRQRNRCQYCRYQKCLATGMKREAVQEERQRGKDKDGDGEGAGGAPEEMPVDRILEAELAVEQKSDQGVEGPGGTGGSGSSPNDPVTNICQAADKQLFTLVEWAKRIPHFSSLPLDDQVILLRAGWNELLIASFSHRSIDVRDGILLATGLHVHRNSAHSAGVGAIFDRSLSRVLTELVSKMRDMRMDKTELGCLRAIILFNPDAKGLSNPSEVEVLREKVYASLETYCKQKYPEQQGRFAKLLLRLPALRSIGLKCLEHLFFFKLIGDTPIDTFLMEMLEAPHQLA from the exons ATGTCTTGGGCCGCTCGCCCGCCCTTCCTCCCTCAGCGGCATGCCGCAGGGCAGTGTGGGCCGGTGGGGGTGCGAAAAGAAATGCATTGTGGGGTCGCGTCCCGGTGGCGGCGGCGACGGCCCTGGCTGGAtcccgcggcggcggcggcggcggtggcagGCGGAGAACAACAAACCCCGGAGCCGGAGCCGGGGGAGGCTGGACGGGACGGGATGGGCGACAGCGGGCGGG GCAAACACTACGGGGTTTACAGCTGTGAGGGTTGCAAGGGCTTCTTCAAACGCACCATCCGCAAGGACCTTACATACTCTTGCCGGGACAACAAAGACTGCACAGTGGACAAGCGCCAGCGGAACCGCTGTCAGTACTGCCGCTATCAGAAGTGCCTGGCCACTGGCATGAAGAGGGAGG CAGTACAGGAGGAGCGTCAGCGGGGAAAGGACAaggatggggatggggagggggctgggggagccCCGGAGGAGATGCCTGTGGACAggatcctggaggcagagcttgctgtggAACAGAAGAGTGACCAGGGCGTTGAGGGTCCTGGGGGAACCGGGGGTAGCGGCAGCAGT CCAAATGACCCGGTGACTAACATCTGTCAGGCAGCTGACAAACAGCTATTCACGCTTGTTGAGTGGGCGAAGAGGATCCCACACTTTTCCTCCTTGCCTCTGGATGATCAGGTCATATTGCTGCGGGCAG gctggaatgaactCCTCATTGCCTCCTTCTCACACCGATCCATTGATGTTCGAGATGGCATCCTCCTTGCCACAGGTCTTCACGTGCACCGCAACTCAGCCCATTCAGCAGGAGTAGGAGCCATCTTTGATCG GTCCCTCTCCAGGGTGCTGACAGAGCTAGTGTCCAAAATGCGTGACATGAGGATGGACAAGACAGAGCTTGGCTGCCTGAGGGCAATCATTCTGTTTAATCCAG ATGCCAAGGGCCTCTCCAACCCTAGTGAGGTGGAGGTCCTGCGGGAGAAAGTGTATGCATCACTGGAGACCTACTGCAAACAGAAGTACCCTGAGCAGCAGGGACG gtTTGCCAAGCTGCTGCTACGTCTTCCTGCCCTCCGGTCCATTGGCCTTAAGTGTCTAGAGCATCTGTTTTTCTTCAAGCTCATTGGTGACACCCCCATCGACACCTTCCTCATGGAGATGCTTGAGGCTCCCCATCAACTGGCCTGA
- the RXRB gene encoding retinoic acid receptor RXR-beta isoform X1, whose translation MSWAARPPFLPQRHAAGQCGPVGVRKEMHCGVASRWRRRRPWLDPAAAAAAVAGGEQQTPEPEPGEAGRDGMGDSGRDSRSPDSSSPNPLPQGVPPPSPPGPPLPPSTAPSLGGSGAPPPPPMPPPPLGSPFPVISSSMGSPGLPPPAPPGFSGPVSSPQINSTVSLPGGGSGPPEDVKPPVLGVRGLHCPPPPGGPGAGKRLCAICGDRSSGKHYGVYSCEGCKGFFKRTIRKDLTYSCRDNKDCTVDKRQRNRCQYCRYQKCLATGMKREAVQEERQRGKDKDGDGEGAGGAPEEMPVDRILEAELAVEQKSDQGVEGPGGTGGSGSSPNDPVTNICQAADKQLFTLVEWAKRIPHFSSLPLDDQVILLRAGWNELLIASFSHRSIDVRDGILLATGLHVHRNSAHSAGVGAIFDRSLSRVLTELVSKMRDMRMDKTELGCLRAIILFNPDAKGLSNPSEVEVLREKVYASLETYCKQKYPEQQGRFAKLLLRLPALRSIGLKCLEHLFFFKLIGDTPIDTFLMEMLEAPHQLA comes from the exons ATGTCTTGGGCCGCTCGCCCGCCCTTCCTCCCTCAGCGGCATGCCGCAGGGCAGTGTGGGCCGGTGGGGGTGCGAAAAGAAATGCATTGTGGGGTCGCGTCCCGGTGGCGGCGGCGACGGCCCTGGCTGGAtcccgcggcggcggcggcggcggtggcagGCGGAGAACAACAAACCCCGGAGCCGGAGCCGGGGGAGGCTGGACGGGACGGGATGGGCGACAGCGGGCGGG ACTCCCGAAGCCCAGACAGCTCCTCCCCAAATCCCCTTCCCCAGGGagtccctcccccttctcctcctgggCCACCCCTACCCCCTTCAACAGCTCCATCCCTTGGAGGCTCTggggccccacccccacccccgatGCCACCACCCCCACTGGGCTCTCCCTTTCCAGTCATCAGTTCTTCCATGGGGTCCCCTGGTCTGCCCCCTCCAGCTCCCCCAGGATTCTCCGGGCCTGTCAGCAGCCCCCAG ATTAACTCAACAGTGTCACTCCCTGGGGGTGGGTCTGGCCCCCCTGAAGATGTGAAGCCACCAGTCTTAGGGGTCCGGGGCCTGCACTGTCCACCCCCTCCAGGTGGCCCTGGGGCTGGCAAACGGCTATGTGCAATCTGCGGGGACAGAAGCTCAG GCAAACACTACGGGGTTTACAGCTGTGAGGGTTGCAAGGGCTTCTTCAAACGCACCATCCGCAAGGACCTTACATACTCTTGCCGGGACAACAAAGACTGCACAGTGGACAAGCGCCAGCGGAACCGCTGTCAGTACTGCCGCTATCAGAAGTGCCTGGCCACTGGCATGAAGAGGGAGG CAGTACAGGAGGAGCGTCAGCGGGGAAAGGACAaggatggggatggggagggggctgggggagccCCGGAGGAGATGCCTGTGGACAggatcctggaggcagagcttgctgtggAACAGAAGAGTGACCAGGGCGTTGAGGGTCCTGGGGGAACCGGGGGTAGCGGCAGCAGT CCAAATGACCCGGTGACTAACATCTGTCAGGCAGCTGACAAACAGCTATTCACGCTTGTTGAGTGGGCGAAGAGGATCCCACACTTTTCCTCCTTGCCTCTGGATGATCAGGTCATATTGCTGCGGGCAG gctggaatgaactCCTCATTGCCTCCTTCTCACACCGATCCATTGATGTTCGAGATGGCATCCTCCTTGCCACAGGTCTTCACGTGCACCGCAACTCAGCCCATTCAGCAGGAGTAGGAGCCATCTTTGATCG GTCCCTCTCCAGGGTGCTGACAGAGCTAGTGTCCAAAATGCGTGACATGAGGATGGACAAGACAGAGCTTGGCTGCCTGAGGGCAATCATTCTGTTTAATCCAG ATGCCAAGGGCCTCTCCAACCCTAGTGAGGTGGAGGTCCTGCGGGAGAAAGTGTATGCATCACTGGAGACCTACTGCAAACAGAAGTACCCTGAGCAGCAGGGACG gtTTGCCAAGCTGCTGCTACGTCTTCCTGCCCTCCGGTCCATTGGCCTTAAGTGTCTAGAGCATCTGTTTTTCTTCAAGCTCATTGGTGACACCCCCATCGACACCTTCCTCATGGAGATGCTTGAGGCTCCCCATCAACTGGCCTGA
- the RXRB gene encoding retinoic acid receptor RXR-beta isoform X6 has translation MSWAARPPFLPQRHAAGQCGPVGVRKEMHCGVASRWRRRRPWLDPAAAAAAVAGGEQQTPEPEPGEAGRDGMGDSGRGKHYGVYSCEGCKGFFKRTIRKDLTYSCRDNKDCTVDKRQRNRCQYCRYQKCLATGMKREAVQEERQRGKDKDGDGEGAGGAPEEMPVDRILEAELAVEQKSDQGVEGPGGTGGSGSSPNDPVTNICQAADKQLFTLVEWAKRIPHFSSLPLDDQVILLRAGWNELLIASFSHRSIDVRDGILLATGLHVHRNSAHSAGVGAIFDRVLTELVSKMRDMRMDKTELGCLRAIILFNPDAKGLSNPSEVEVLREKVYASLETYCKQKYPEQQGRFAKLLLRLPALRSIGLKCLEHLFFFKLIGDTPIDTFLMEMLEAPHQLA, from the exons ATGTCTTGGGCCGCTCGCCCGCCCTTCCTCCCTCAGCGGCATGCCGCAGGGCAGTGTGGGCCGGTGGGGGTGCGAAAAGAAATGCATTGTGGGGTCGCGTCCCGGTGGCGGCGGCGACGGCCCTGGCTGGAtcccgcggcggcggcggcggcggtggcagGCGGAGAACAACAAACCCCGGAGCCGGAGCCGGGGGAGGCTGGACGGGACGGGATGGGCGACAGCGGGCGGG GCAAACACTACGGGGTTTACAGCTGTGAGGGTTGCAAGGGCTTCTTCAAACGCACCATCCGCAAGGACCTTACATACTCTTGCCGGGACAACAAAGACTGCACAGTGGACAAGCGCCAGCGGAACCGCTGTCAGTACTGCCGCTATCAGAAGTGCCTGGCCACTGGCATGAAGAGGGAGG CAGTACAGGAGGAGCGTCAGCGGGGAAAGGACAaggatggggatggggagggggctgggggagccCCGGAGGAGATGCCTGTGGACAggatcctggaggcagagcttgctgtggAACAGAAGAGTGACCAGGGCGTTGAGGGTCCTGGGGGAACCGGGGGTAGCGGCAGCAGT CCAAATGACCCGGTGACTAACATCTGTCAGGCAGCTGACAAACAGCTATTCACGCTTGTTGAGTGGGCGAAGAGGATCCCACACTTTTCCTCCTTGCCTCTGGATGATCAGGTCATATTGCTGCGGGCAG gctggaatgaactCCTCATTGCCTCCTTCTCACACCGATCCATTGATGTTCGAGATGGCATCCTCCTTGCCACAGGTCTTCACGTGCACCGCAACTCAGCCCATTCAGCAGGAGTAGGAGCCATCTTTGATCG GGTGCTGACAGAGCTAGTGTCCAAAATGCGTGACATGAGGATGGACAAGACAGAGCTTGGCTGCCTGAGGGCAATCATTCTGTTTAATCCAG ATGCCAAGGGCCTCTCCAACCCTAGTGAGGTGGAGGTCCTGCGGGAGAAAGTGTATGCATCACTGGAGACCTACTGCAAACAGAAGTACCCTGAGCAGCAGGGACG gtTTGCCAAGCTGCTGCTACGTCTTCCTGCCCTCCGGTCCATTGGCCTTAAGTGTCTAGAGCATCTGTTTTTCTTCAAGCTCATTGGTGACACCCCCATCGACACCTTCCTCATGGAGATGCTTGAGGCTCCCCATCAACTGGCCTGA